A single Cannabis sativa cultivar Pink pepper isolate KNU-18-1 chromosome 7, ASM2916894v1, whole genome shotgun sequence DNA region contains:
- the LOC115696581 gene encoding gibberellin 2-beta-dioxygenase: MVVLSRPALDHFSHIKTYKPTSNFFNEIPVVDLSNPDEAKTSIIKACEEFGFFKVINHGVPMDFINKLEDEAFKFFNLPQSEKDKSGPPDPFGYGSKRIGRNGDIGWIEYILLNTNQDQKTLFTFRENPEIFRSAVEKYITAVKTMSFEILELMADGLRIEPRNVLSKMLSDEKSDSCFRLNHYPPCPELGALSGRNLIGFGEHTDPQIISVLRSNNTSGFQITIKDGAWLSVPPDQNSFFINVGDSLQVMTNGKFKSLKHRVLADPRKARLSMIFFGGPPLSEKIAPLPSLVGKDEESLYKEFTWWEYKTSAYKSRLADNRLGLFQKSHIN; this comes from the exons ATGGTTGTTCTTTCAAGACCAGCATTAGACCATTTCTCACATATCAAAACATACAAACCAACATCAAATTTCTTCAATGAAATCCCTGTTGTTGACCTCTCTAACCCAGATGAAGCTAAAACCTCCATAATCAAAGCTTGTGAAGAATTTGGCTTCTTTAAAGTCATCAACCATGGTGTACCAATGGACTTCATCAACAAACTCGAAGATGAAGCTTTCAAATTCTTCAATCTTCctcaatctgaaaaagataaatCTGGTCCTCCAGACCCATTTGGATATGGTAGTAAAAGAATTGGAAGAAACGGTGATATTGGTTGGATTGAATATATTCTTCTCAACACAAACCAAGATCAAAAAACCCTCTTCACTTTCCGAGAAAATCCTGAAATTTTCCG TTCGGCGGTGGAGAAATATATAACGGCTGTTAAAACGATGTCGTTTGAGATACTTGAATTAATGGCTGATGGATTAAGAATTGAACCGAGAAATGTACTGAGTAAAATGTTGAGTGATGAGAAAAGTGACTCGTGTTTCAGACTCAATCATTATCCACCATGTCCAGAGCTTGGAGCTTTGAGTGGTAGGAATTTGATTGGGTTTGGTGAACACACAGACCCACAAATCATTTCTGTGTTGAGATCCAACAACACTTCTGGTTTTCAAATCACAATCAAAGATGGAGCTTGGCTCTCTGTTCCACCTGAtcaaaactctttctttatcaACGTTGGTGATTCTTTacag GTAATGACTAATGGAAAATTCAAGAGCTTAAAGCATAGAGTTTTGGCTGACCCAAGAAAAGCAAGACTTTCTATGATATTTTTTGGAGGACCACCTTTGAGTGAGAAAATTGCACCATTACCTAGTTTGGTGGGTAAAGATGAAGAGAGTTTGTACAAAGAGTTCACATGGTGGGAATATAAAACTTCTGCCTATAAGTCAAGACTAGCTGATAATAGGCTAGGACTCTTTCAAAAATcccatattaattaa